In the genome of Polaribacter atrinae, one region contains:
- the tatC gene encoding twin-arginine translocase subunit TatC yields the protein MAEKQKEMSFLGHLEELRWHLVRSAAAIFIIAIVLFVFQKEVYENFLLAHRKSDFITYQLFCDFFTYFKLDSGFCNVVFKDNLISLKPTQQLMNSIWSSFILGIILSFPYLLWEIWRFVAPGLTKNEVNKSRGFIFIASFLFFCGIAFSFYVIAPISIHFLYNYQITDLIQNNFTMDSHIGLVTNMLLGVSILFELPVLIYFLTKIGLVTPDFLKKYRKHALVVVLILAAIITPPDVASQVIVAIPILILYEVSIRVSKIVIKKQEKDARKGTRV from the coding sequence ATGGCAGAAAAACAAAAAGAAATGTCCTTTTTAGGTCATTTAGAAGAATTAAGATGGCACTTAGTAAGAAGTGCTGCAGCAATATTTATCATAGCAATTGTATTATTTGTGTTTCAAAAAGAAGTCTACGAAAACTTTTTATTAGCACACAGAAAATCTGATTTTATTACCTATCAACTATTTTGTGATTTTTTCACTTATTTTAAGTTAGATAGCGGCTTTTGTAATGTTGTTTTTAAAGATAATTTAATAAGTTTAAAACCAACTCAACAATTAATGAATTCTATTTGGTCTTCATTTATATTGGGTATTATTCTGTCTTTCCCTTACCTATTGTGGGAAATTTGGCGTTTTGTTGCTCCAGGATTGACAAAAAATGAAGTAAACAAGTCTAGAGGTTTTATTTTTATAGCTTCTTTTCTATTTTTCTGTGGTATCGCTTTTAGCTTTTATGTAATTGCACCAATATCTATACACTTTTTGTATAATTATCAAATTACCGATTTAATTCAGAATAACTTTACAATGGACTCTCATATAGGACTAGTTACCAACATGTTATTAGGAGTTTCTATTTTATTTGAATTGCCTGTCTTAATTTATTTTTTAACAAAAATAGGATTAGTAACACCCGATTTTTTAAAGAAATACAGAAAACACGCACTAGTAGTTGTATTAATTTTAGCAGCAATCATTACACCTCCAGATGTTGCTAGTCAGGTAATTGTAGCAATTCCTATCCTTATTTTATACGAAGTAAGTATTAGAGTTTCTAAAATAGTAATTAAAAAACAAGAAAAAGATGCACGAAAAGGTACAAGAGTTTAA
- a CDS encoding carboxymuconolactone decarboxylase family protein, with protein sequence MHEKVQEFNDYRQKMNDKILDSDNKVIKRIFNLDTNTFKEGHLPVKTKELLGLVASAVLRCDDCVQYHLEAAMKNGVTKEEMMETMSIATLVGGTIVIPHLRRAVEYWEMLENK encoded by the coding sequence ATGCACGAAAAGGTACAAGAGTTTAATGACTATCGTCAGAAAATGAACGATAAAATTTTAGATTCTGATAATAAAGTAATCAAAAGAATATTCAATTTAGACACAAATACGTTTAAAGAAGGGCATTTACCGGTTAAAACTAAAGAGCTTTTAGGTTTAGTTGCTTCTGCTGTTTTACGATGTGATGATTGTGTACAATATCATTTAGAAGCTGCCATGAAAAACGGAGTTACTAAAGAAGAAATGATGGAAACCATGTCTATTGCAACCCTTGTTGGTGGTACTATTGTTATTCCTCATTTAAGAAGAGCTGTTGAATATTGGGAAATGTTAGAGAATAAGTAA
- the lptB gene encoding LPS export ABC transporter ATP-binding protein, with translation MILRAENIEKIYGSRKVVTGISLEVKQGEIIGLLGPNGAGKTTSFYMIVGMIKPNFGKIFLNDEEITEDAMYKRAQKGIGYLAQEASIFRKLSVEDNIMSVLQFTDLSKKEQKEKLESLIEEFNIGHVRKNRGDLLSGGERRRTEIARCLASDPKFILLDEPFAGVDPIAVEDIQSIVAHLKDRNIGILITDHDVQATLAITDKTYLMYQGSILKSGTPEELAADEMVRKVYLGKDFELKKRKFF, from the coding sequence ATGATTTTAAGAGCAGAAAATATAGAAAAAATTTACGGCAGTAGAAAAGTTGTTACTGGAATTTCTTTAGAAGTAAAGCAAGGTGAAATTATTGGGCTTTTAGGTCCTAATGGAGCTGGAAAAACAACTTCTTTCTATATGATTGTTGGAATGATAAAACCAAATTTTGGTAAAATCTTTTTAAATGATGAAGAGATTACCGAAGATGCCATGTACAAACGTGCTCAAAAAGGAATTGGGTATTTAGCACAAGAAGCCTCTATTTTTAGAAAATTATCGGTAGAAGATAATATTATGTCTGTTTTGCAATTCACAGATTTATCTAAAAAAGAACAAAAAGAAAAGCTAGAATCTTTAATTGAAGAGTTTAATATTGGTCACGTTCGTAAAAATAGAGGAGATTTATTATCTGGAGGAGAAAGACGTAGAACAGAAATTGCACGCTGTTTAGCTTCTGATCCTAAATTTATTTTATTAGATGAACCTTTTGCAGGTGTAGACCCAATTGCAGTAGAAGACATACAAAGTATTGTGGCTCATTTAAAAGATAGAAACATTGGTATTTTAATTACAGATCATGATGTACAAGCAACTTTAGCTATTACAGATAAAACGTATTTAATGTACCAAGGAAGCATCTTAAAAAGTGGAACTCCAGAAGAATTAGCCGCAGATGAAATGGTTAGAAAAGTATATTTAGGAAAAGATTTCGAATTGAAAAAGAGAAAGTTTTTTTAA
- a CDS encoding sensor histidine kinase, with the protein MEVARIPQNEKERLDVLKNYNILDSLPEEEYDAITKIASIICNTSIALVSIIDENRQWFKSAHGIEGVTETPREVAFCSHAILDPNELFIINDASKDKRFFDNPLTVNAPNVIFYAGAPLNSSEGVPLGTLCVIDNKPKILTDNQKDSLKLLPKQVVVLLELRKKNNELSTSNSEVKKLNEQLNNFAYRLTHDLKSPINGVSFLLDVLKEDHISLFKNTGAEEYIGLISDRVVYIDTLINEILNYSKVTSENIVFEHFNLKLFLDSIIANIDFENKIRLDTSHLNVDLFSSKIGLLQVFQNLISNSRKFFDEEKSIITVSFKEDLESYYFIYEDNGPGIEEKYFKKVFEMFETLGSTDDNNTGIGLATVQSRVKRLGGNVGLKHRENNKKGVCFYFNILKKKKN; encoded by the coding sequence ATGGAAGTAGCCAGAATTCCCCAGAATGAAAAAGAAAGGTTAGACGTTTTAAAAAACTATAATATTTTAGACTCTTTACCAGAAGAAGAATATGATGCAATTACAAAAATAGCATCTATTATTTGTAATACTTCAATTGCCTTAGTTTCTATTATTGATGAAAATAGACAATGGTTTAAATCTGCACATGGTATAGAAGGCGTAACTGAAACACCAAGAGAGGTGGCTTTTTGTTCACATGCAATTTTAGATCCCAATGAGTTGTTTATAATAAATGACGCATCAAAAGATAAACGCTTTTTTGATAACCCTTTAACGGTAAATGCACCCAATGTAATTTTTTATGCAGGCGCTCCGTTAAATAGTTCAGAAGGGGTTCCTTTAGGTACTTTGTGCGTTATTGATAACAAACCAAAGATTCTTACAGATAATCAAAAAGATTCTTTAAAATTATTACCAAAACAAGTAGTTGTACTTTTAGAGCTTCGAAAAAAAAACAATGAATTATCTACTTCTAATAGCGAGGTTAAAAAGTTAAATGAACAATTAAATAATTTTGCTTACCGATTAACGCATGATTTAAAATCGCCAATAAATGGGGTTAGTTTTTTATTAGATGTTTTAAAAGAAGATCATATTTCGCTTTTTAAAAATACAGGAGCAGAGGAGTACATTGGTTTAATTTCAGATAGAGTGGTATATATAGATACTTTGATAAACGAAATTTTAAATTATTCTAAAGTAACAAGTGAAAATATTGTTTTTGAACATTTTAATTTAAAATTATTTTTAGATAGTATTATAGCTAATATAGATTTTGAAAATAAGATACGCTTAGATACTTCTCATTTAAACGTAGATCTTTTTAGTTCTAAAATAGGACTTCTACAAGTTTTTCAGAATTTGATTTCTAATTCAAGGAAGTTTTTTGACGAAGAAAAATCAATCATTACGGTAAGCTTTAAAGAAGATTTAGAAAGCTATTATTTTATATATGAAGATAATGGCCCTGGTATTGAAGAAAAATACTTTAAAAAAGTTTTTGAAATGTTTGAAACTTTAGGTAGTACAGATGATAATAATACAGGTATTGGTTTAGCAACAGTACAATCTAGAGTAAAAAGACTTGGAGGTAATGTTGGTTTAAAGCATAGAGAAAACAATAAAAAAGGAGTTTGTTTCTATTTTAATATTTTAAAAAAGAAGAAAAATTAA
- a CDS encoding CDP-alcohol phosphatidyltransferase family protein has protein sequence MNLKKHIPNLITLGNLFCGTVATIFAVEGDFVYAGLFVVLGILFDFFDGFAARLLHVSGELGKQLDSLADMVTSGVVPGIIVYKLLIANNSGLTDFNEQSYVPYLGLLLTLGACYRLAKFNIDTRQSDSFIGLPTPAMSLFIISLPLIQEYSTVAFAQELIASNYFLIAVTLILTYLMNAELPLFSLKFKDYSFKKNIIVYSFLFASLILIYTLHFLSIPFIIILYIIISLIKKIIVFNGSSQNSPE, from the coding sequence ATGAATTTAAAGAAACATATTCCTAATTTAATAACGCTTGGTAATCTTTTTTGTGGAACAGTTGCAACAATTTTTGCTGTGGAAGGAGATTTTGTTTACGCAGGTCTATTTGTTGTTTTAGGAATTCTATTTGATTTTTTTGATGGCTTTGCAGCACGTTTATTACATGTTTCTGGTGAGTTAGGTAAACAATTAGATTCTTTGGCAGATATGGTTACAAGTGGTGTTGTACCAGGTATTATTGTGTACAAATTATTAATTGCAAACAATTCTGGTTTAACTGATTTTAACGAGCAAAGTTACGTGCCTTATTTAGGTTTGTTATTAACCTTAGGAGCTTGTTATAGATTGGCAAAATTTAATATTGATACAAGACAATCAGACTCTTTTATAGGGTTACCAACACCTGCAATGAGTTTATTTATAATTTCTTTACCTTTAATTCAAGAATACTCAACGGTGGCATTTGCTCAGGAGTTAATAGCAAGTAACTACTTTTTAATTGCAGTTACTTTGATTTTAACCTATTTAATGAATGCAGAATTACCTTTATTTTCTTTAAAATTTAAAGATTATTCATTTAAAAAGAACATAATTGTATATTCTTTTCTTTTTGCATCTTTAATTTTAATTTACACTTTACATTTTCTTTCCATTCCATTTATTATTATATTGTACATTATAATATCACTTATTAAAAAAATAATTGTTTTTAATGGAAGTAGCCAGAATTCCCCAGAATGA
- a CDS encoding YheT family hydrolase produces MPVFTSDFTPTFLFKSGHFNTIYRSVFTKEHCNYQRKRITTWDKDFIDLDFSLVSSKTLVLLIHGLEGSSQSKYIVSTTKHLNTKGLDTVCFNLRGCSGQDNLLLGTYHSGKTEDVDFVVKHLLDHYDYENIILIGFSLGGNLTLKYIGEQSENISSKIKGGITVSVPIDIASGEFELEKLKNKLYLERFLKSMKIKILEKAAKFPEFHVDKDLLAKATRFKHLENLYTVPVFGFKSPEDYWEKASAKPYLSKIKIPTLLINSKDDTFLSDKCFPFEEANNSKNFFFETTNYGGHCGFISSFYNAKNNWLELRIERFIKQNIQINLL; encoded by the coding sequence ATGCCTGTATTTACGTCAGACTTCACTCCTACTTTTCTCTTTAAAAGTGGTCATTTTAATACTATTTACAGATCTGTTTTTACCAAAGAACATTGTAATTATCAACGAAAAAGAATTACTACTTGGGATAAAGATTTTATTGATTTAGACTTTTCTTTAGTGAGCTCTAAAACCTTGGTTTTACTAATTCACGGTTTAGAAGGAAGTTCTCAATCTAAATACATCGTATCTACCACCAAACATTTAAATACAAAAGGATTAGATACTGTTTGTTTTAATTTAAGAGGTTGTTCTGGTCAAGATAATTTACTTTTAGGAACGTATCATAGTGGTAAAACAGAAGATGTAGATTTTGTTGTAAAACATCTTTTAGACCATTATGACTATGAGAATATTATACTAATTGGTTTTAGTTTAGGCGGTAATTTAACCTTAAAATATATAGGTGAACAATCTGAAAATATATCTTCTAAAATAAAAGGAGGAATTACAGTTTCTGTTCCTATTGATATTGCTTCGGGAGAATTTGAACTAGAAAAATTAAAGAACAAATTGTATTTAGAACGGTTTTTAAAAAGCATGAAAATTAAAATTTTAGAAAAAGCAGCAAAATTCCCTGAATTTCATGTGGATAAAGACTTATTGGCAAAGGCTACCCGATTTAAACATTTAGAAAACCTATATACTGTGCCTGTTTTTGGTTTTAAAAGTCCAGAAGATTACTGGGAAAAAGCGAGTGCCAAACCGTATTTATCAAAAATAAAAATACCAACTTTACTCATCAACTCTAAAGATGATACTTTTTTATCCGATAAATGCTTTCCTTTTGAGGAAGCTAATAATTCTAAAAATTTCTTTTTTGAAACTACAAATTATGGCGGTCATTGTGGCTTTATTTCTTCTTTTTACAACGCTAAAAACAACTGGCTAGAACTTAGAATTGAAAGATTTATCAAACAAAATATCCAGATTAATCTATTGTAA
- a CDS encoding PorV/PorQ family protein: MKQKILFFILLSPLLLSAQAFRSYSNEFLTIGVDAAGLGMSKSVVATTNDVNSIYWNPAGLVGIEDYQGSLMHASYFAGIANYNHASFAMPIDKESAVGVSIIRFGVDDILNTTELIDSDGNIDYNRIQLFSSVDYAFNFAYARNLIFKDVKFGVNAKIVRRIIGDFASSYGFGFDAGIQFERNSWKFGLMARDITTTFNSWAINEDEFNKIKDAIPGENQDLPETTEITKPKLQLGVAKSWRIGRMFNLLSEANANMRFTKTNDIFSSDVVSIDPAMGFQLDYDELVFLRAGVGNFQYITEFDNSKSLSMQPNFGVGFKYNGIKIDYALTNIGSVGNALYSNIFSITIDYSFFRP; this comes from the coding sequence TTGAAACAAAAAATATTATTTTTTATACTACTTAGTCCGCTCCTTTTATCTGCACAAGCATTTAGAAGTTACTCTAATGAATTTTTAACAATAGGAGTTGATGCGGCAGGCTTAGGAATGAGTAAAAGTGTTGTTGCTACAACCAATGATGTAAACTCTATTTATTGGAATCCTGCGGGATTAGTAGGTATAGAGGACTATCAAGGATCGTTAATGCATGCTTCTTACTTTGCCGGAATTGCAAATTATAATCACGCTAGTTTTGCAATGCCAATAGACAAAGAAAGTGCCGTTGGAGTTTCTATAATTCGTTTTGGGGTAGATGATATTTTAAATACCACAGAGTTAATTGATAGTGATGGAAATATCGATTATAACAGAATTCAACTATTTTCTTCCGTAGATTATGCTTTTAACTTTGCGTATGCTAGAAATTTAATTTTTAAGGATGTTAAATTTGGTGTAAATGCTAAAATTGTTAGAAGAATTATTGGTGATTTTGCTTCTTCTTACGGATTTGGCTTTGATGCAGGAATTCAGTTTGAACGAAATTCTTGGAAATTTGGATTGATGGCAAGAGATATTACCACTACTTTTAATAGTTGGGCAATTAATGAAGATGAATTTAACAAGATTAAAGACGCCATTCCTGGAGAAAATCAAGATTTACCAGAAACAACAGAAATTACCAAACCTAAATTACAATTAGGAGTGGCTAAAAGTTGGAGAATAGGCCGTATGTTTAATCTACTTTCGGAAGCAAATGCAAATATGCGTTTTACCAAAACCAATGATATATTTTCTTCTGATGTAGTAAGTATAGATCCAGCAATGGGTTTTCAGTTAGATTATGATGAATTAGTTTTCTTAAGAGCTGGTGTTGGTAATTTTCAATACATAACAGAATTCGACAATTCAAAATCACTTTCTATGCAACCCAATTTTGGTGTTGGCTTTAAATACAATGGCATAAAAATAGATTATGCTTTAACAAACATTGGTAGTGTTGGTAATGCATTGTATTCAAATATTTTTTCAATTACAATCGATTATAGTTTTTTTAGACCTTAG
- a CDS encoding DUF4105 domain-containing protein translates to MNKKYFLLLFLLSIFSPLKAQLQLSEYAEVSIVTAGPGEELYEAFGHSAIRIKDPVLKLDLIYNYGMFDFNQPNFYTNFAKGNMIYSLARYDFKYFIASYRRDKRWLKEQVLNLTQQEKQRYFKFLENNALPENSNYQYDPYFDNCATKLRDITKTILGDKVVFDYNNLEKNLTFRQLTNNEIPWNSWGTFGLNLIAGTKLDEQATFEQYMYLPDYVYSSFKDATVYIKNQPQELVKSEITLLNFKEKEAKSSIYNPFLIFSLLALLGIYITYKDFKNNKRTKALDFILFFITGLIGCALFFLWFFSTHSTAPNNFNLLWAFAPNVVIAFVLLKTHLPEWLKRYMQLLLILLVIIPILWIVKVQVFPTVVIPILIFLLVRYYYLSKRLLTFKI, encoded by the coding sequence ATGAACAAAAAGTACTTTCTCTTACTATTTTTACTTTCCATATTTTCACCCTTAAAAGCACAACTACAACTTTCTGAGTATGCAGAAGTAAGTATTGTTACTGCAGGACCAGGAGAAGAATTATATGAAGCTTTTGGACATTCTGCCATTAGAATTAAAGATCCCGTTTTAAAATTAGATTTAATTTACAATTACGGAATGTTTGATTTTAATCAGCCTAACTTTTATACAAATTTTGCAAAAGGAAATATGATTTATAGCTTAGCTCGTTATGATTTTAAATACTTTATAGCAAGTTACAGAAGAGACAAACGTTGGTTAAAAGAGCAAGTTTTAAATTTAACACAGCAAGAGAAACAACGCTATTTTAAGTTTTTAGAAAACAATGCTTTGCCAGAAAACAGCAACTATCAATATGATCCTTATTTTGATAATTGCGCTACCAAATTAAGAGATATTACTAAAACTATTTTAGGAGATAAAGTTGTCTTTGACTACAACAACCTAGAAAAAAACCTCACATTTAGACAATTAACAAACAATGAAATTCCTTGGAACTCTTGGGGAACTTTTGGCTTAAATTTAATAGCAGGTACAAAACTAGATGAACAAGCTACTTTTGAGCAATATATGTACTTACCAGACTATGTATATAGTTCTTTTAAAGATGCTACTGTTTATATTAAAAATCAACCTCAAGAATTGGTAAAAAGTGAAATCACACTACTAAACTTTAAAGAAAAAGAAGCTAAAAGCTCCATATATAATCCTTTTTTAATCTTTAGTCTTCTGGCTTTATTGGGAATTTATATTACCTATAAAGACTTTAAAAATAATAAAAGAACAAAGGCTTTAGATTTTATCTTATTTTTTATAACAGGCCTTATTGGTTGTGCTCTGTTTTTCCTTTGGTTTTTCTCAACACACTCAACGGCACCAAATAATTTTAACCTATTATGGGCATTTGCACCTAATGTAGTTATTGCTTTTGTATTGCTAAAAACACATCTACCAGAATGGTTGAAAAGGTATATGCAGCTACTACTAATATTACTAGTAATAATACCTATTCTATGGATTGTAAAAGTTCAGGTTTTTCCAACAGTTGTCATTCCAATATTAATATTCCTTTTAGTGAGATATTACTATTTATCTAAAAGACTATTGACCTTTAAAATATAA